One region of Dysidea avara chromosome 1, odDysAvar1.4, whole genome shotgun sequence genomic DNA includes:
- the LOC136251712 gene encoding uncharacterized protein, translating into MVTSRHVLKRSIELASEKGASNWLSVLPLQEYNFSLHKTAFHDAVALRYGWDPARLPQHCACGTKFTVEHSFTCPKGGFPSIRHNEIRDLTASLLTEVCHEVDVEPHLQPITGEQFTLASSNIEDGARLDISANGFWGGRCEKTYIDVKVFNPHAPSNRTTSASAIYRRHELCKKRSYEARIREVEQSSFTPLIFSATGGMANEATMFYKRLASLLSDKWDSNYAAVMGWIRCCLSFSLLRSAIRCLRGSRSSKGSFGHSLGSAPIDLIQVESRLPLIKQ; encoded by the exons ATGGTCACATCGCGCCACGT TCTAAAGAGATCAATTGAACTAGCTTCTGAAAAGGGAGCTTCAAATTGGTTATCTGTTCTGCCTTTGCAGGAGTACAATTTTTCTCTTCACAAAACTGCCTTCCACGACGCTGTTGCGCTTAGATATGGATGGGATCCTGCCAGGCTTCCTCAACATTGCGCCTGTGGAACTAAGTTCACTGTTGAACATTCCTTTActtgtcccaagggtggcttccCTTCTATCCGTCACAACGAGATCCGTGACTTAACAGCAAGCTTACTTACTGAGGTCTGCCATGAGGTGGATGTTGAACCACATTTACAACCTATTACTGGTGAGCAGTTCACCTTAGCCTCATCAAACATCGAAGATGGTGCTCGACTAGATATTTCagccaatggtttttggggtggccgTTGTGAGAAAACGTACATTGATGTTAAAGTCTTTAACCCACACGCTCCTAGTAATCGTACCACCAGTGCCAGTGCCATTTACAGAAGACATGAATTGTGTAAGAAGCGTTCATACGAAGCTCGCATACGTGAAGTTGAACAGAGTTCCTTTACTCCTTTAATCTTTTCAGCCACAGGAGGAATGGCTAACGAAGCAACCATGTTTTACAAACGCCTTGCTTCCTTGCTATCAGATAAATGGGATTCAAATTATGCTGCTGTAATGGGGTGGATCCGGTGCTGCTTGTCCTTTTCACTTTTGAGGTCAGCAATTAGGTGTCTGCGGGGTTCTAGATCCTCAAAGGGCTCCTTTGGCCACTCTTTAGGATCAGCACCAATTGACCTCATTCAAGTAGAGTCAAGACTCCCATTAATTAAGCAGTAA